The Curtobacterium sp. MCSS17_015 genomic sequence TCCGGCAAGGGCCCGGACGTCTTCGACCTCTCGCCGGCCGGCGGGTCGCCTGACCTGTGGGGGCCGTACGCGCTCGACCTCAGCTCGCTCGCGAAGAGCACGCTCGGCGCCGGGTGGAAGGACGACATCGGCGGTGACTACGTCGAGCAGCTGACCAGCTCGGACGGACGGTTCGTCTCACTGCCGCTGGGCGGGATGTCAGCCGGGTTCCTCTGGTACAACCAGGACGTCCTCGACGAGGCCGGCGCGGATGTCCCCACCGACTACCCGTCGTGGGTGGACACCTGCGAGAAGGTCACCGCGATCGGCAAGACCTGCTTCACGATGGGCGCCGGCGGCAGCGACACGTTCCCGACGGACATGTACCACGCGATCGCGAACTCGGTCGCCCCCGGGTGGTTCATCAAGGCCGCGACCGGCAAGGCGAAGTGGAACGACGAGAACGGCATCGAGGTCCTCCGGATCATCGAGAAGATGCAGGACGACGGGATCATCCCCGCGGACGCCCTGGACGGCCCGCAGTACCCCCTCGCGAACAACGAGTTCATGAAGGGTGACGCGGCCATGGTCCAGATGGGCTTCTGGTACACGCAGTACGCCGGAGCCGACTCGTGCAAGGCCGCGATGGAGGCCGCCGGCGTCAGCAATCCGAAGTGCTTCGTGCAGCTGCCGACGCCCTTCCCGGACGTCGCCGGGAAGGGCAACGGTTCCGCGTACTTCAGCGAGGCGGACTACGGGATCGCGATCAACTCGGCGTCCGAGCACATCGGGGCCGCGAAGACGTTCGTGTCCTGGATGACCCTCCACGAGCAGGGTCAGCAGAACGTGGCCAACGCGATCGACCTCCTGCCCGCGGTCAAGGGCGTCAGCCCCGACTGGGACTCCATCCAGCTCGTGGACGAGTCCGTCCAGCGTCCGGCGATCGAGAAGCTCATCGAGGACAGCAGCGAGGCGAGCGAATCCCGCCAGTGGCAGGCCACCGAGAAGTCGCTCGACGCGATCGTCGTCGCGACGCAGCAGGTGCTCGACCCGTCGGTGGACAAGTCGATCCAGGACATCGCCGACGACCAGCAAGCGGCGTCGGTCGCCAGCAAGGTCGGCACGAAGTGAGCCGGGTCCACCGCAGCGGGACGGCGCGATCGTGATCGACACCTCCTCGTCCGTCCGGCCCGGCGTCCGCGCCGGTCGGACGCCGGGGGCGGGACGCCCACGGCGCCGACGCCCCCTCGTCCTGCCCGGCGGACTCCGCTGGATCCTGCCCGGCTTCGTCATCTCGGTCGGTCTGATCTACTACAGCATCGTCTACTCGGGCTACCTCTCCTTCTTCGACTGGCCCGGCGGCCGCGCACTGATGACCCCGATCGGCTTCGGCAACTACGTCCAGGCATTGCAGGACCCCGTGCTGTGGGGCGCGTTGCGGAACACGCTCGTCTACTTCATCGTCGTGTTCGCGGTACAGGTCGTCGGCGGGACGCTCTTCGCAGCCGCGATGCACTCGTCGATCCGCTTCGCCAACGTCTACAAGGTGCTCGTGGTCATCCCCGTGGTGGTCGCGCCGGCCACCCTCGCGCCGGCGCAGCTGCAGGTCTGGCAGAGCGACGGCACCGTCAACCACGTCCTCGGATGGCTCGGACTCTCCGGGCTCGAGCAGTCGTGGGTCGGTCAATCGACCACGTCCCTGGTCGTCGTCGTCCTCGTCGGCTGCTGGGGCGCGGTGGGGTACGGCTTCATCCTGCTCTACGCGGGGATGGCGCAGGTCGACCCGGAGCTCGTCGAGGCCGGTCGGCTGGACGGTGCGGGGAACCTCCGCGTCCTCTTCTCGATCGTCATGCCGAGCCTCCGACCCGTGATCGTGTCCCTCGCCATCCTCAACTTCATCACCGCCTTGAAGTTGTTCGACAACCCCTGGCTCATCACGCAGGGCGGACCGGCGCACTCGTCGGAGTTCCTCGGCACGATGATCTACGCCGAGACCGCGAGCAGCGACCGGAACCTCGGGTTCGCCTCCGCCCTGTCGATCCTCGTCCTCGTGATCGCCGTCGCGGTGTCCGTCCTCATGCAGATGCGCGGACGCGAACGCGTCGCGCGACCCACGCGACGTCACAAGGAGACCTCCGGTGTTTGAGACCCGTTCCCGACGATCCAGGATCGTCCTCCAACTCGTCCTGACGCTCGCCGTCGTGCCGTTCGTGGTGCCCCTCATCGCGATGCTGCAGACGAGCTTCGAAGGCGCCGGCTGGCGGAACTACCTCGCCGTCGTGCAGGTCCCCGGCTTCCCGAAGTTCTTCCTCAACACGATCGTCATCGCCGCCGCGTCGATGGTGATCGTCTACCTCGCCACCCTCATGGCGGCGTTCGGCTTCTCGAAGTTGCGGGTCCGTGGCAAGGAGGTCTACTTCTGGCTGATGATGGCGGCGCTCACGCTGCCCGAGGTCGTCCTGATCGCTCCGCTCTACACGACGGCGGTACGGCTCGGGCTGCTGGGCACGTACTGGTCGGTGATCCTGCCGATCGCCGCGCTGCAGATCCCGTTCACCGTGCTCATCGCCCGCGGGTACGTCGACGGGATCCCGGACGCACTGTTCGAGGCGGCGCGGATCGACGGTGCGAGCACCTGGCGCGTGTTCTGGTCCATCCTCGTCCCGCTGTCCCGACCGATGGCGGTGGCGCTGATGATGCTGGTGCTCATCTACGCCTGGAACTCGTACCTGCTGCCGAAGGTCTTCCTCATCGACGACGGGCTGGGGGTGGTCACGCAGCTGCCCGAGTTCTTCCGACGGCAGTACAACGACGACACCCCGAAGATCCTCGCCGCGTCGGTGATCACCGCGATCCCGACGATCGTCGCCTACATCGCGCTCCAGCGGCAGTTCGAACGCGGGATGGCGGCCGGTGCACTCAAGTAGGCGCACCCGCGTGCACCTCGAGCCGCTGCACGATCCGGCAGACTGCTGTCCTGCGGCGCCGTCCCCGGTGCCCACGCATCGGACCGGACGCCGGGAGGGACCCGCATGAGCGACCAGGGAGCCTCCATCGGGCTCGTCATCCGACAGGGTCACGACCGTGACCCGGTGGCCGGAGCGGTCGTCCGCGCCGTCGCCGGCCCGCTCGTCGCCGCCGGCAAGCGCTTCGTGACCCGGTCCGTGGCGGACGAGGACGCCGAGCTGCGGGTCTACCGCCTCTGGGCGCGGGCCGGAGGGGTCGCCGGCGTGATCCTGCTCGAGGTGTCGCGCGACGACCCGAGACCGGCGCTCCTCCGGCAGATCGACATGCCCTTCGTGGCGCTCGCCCCGTCGACGCTCCCGGTGGACTTCCCGGCGGTGGCCGTCGACCGCGGGGCGTCGTCCGCGGCGCTCGCGGCGTACCTCGACGGCTACCCCGCCGAGCGCCGTGTGTCCGTGACGGGGACGGCACCAGCCGAACCGTTCGGGGACGAACTCGGACCGGACGACACCGTCACCGAGGTCGTCCGGACGGACGACGTGGTCGGGACCTGCCTCCGGATCGGGGCAGAGGCCGACGGGAGTGGTCGGACGGTCCTCGTCGTCGACGGCGACCACGACGCGGTCGCGGTGCTCACCGGTCTCCGGGACGCGGGCCTCCGCGTGCCGGAGGACGTCGCGCTCGTCTGCCGGAGCGACTCGCTCGTCTGTCAGAGTGCGAGTCTCCCGATCACCGCGATCGACCGCCGAGGGAGGGAGATCGGGGCCGTGCTCGGTGAGGCAGCCGTGCGGGCCGTCGATCACTCGGTCCTGCCGGCGGTCGCGATGCCCGCTCCGGTCGTCGTGCCCCGGGAGACGACGTGACCGGCCGGCGGCTCGGGCCGTCCTCGGCGGCCACCCGGAGCGCCGTGCTCGACATGGTGCGCTCGGGCCGGACCGTCACACGCGCAGAACTCGCAGCACGGTCCGGCCTGACGCCGACGTCCATCACGCGCATCGTGAAGACCCTCCTGGACGAGGGACTCGTCGTGGAGGTCGGTTTCCTCGACTCGACCGGCGGCAAACGGAGCAGCCTCCTCGAGCTCAACACCACCGGACGGTTCGCCGTCGGGGTGTCCCTCGACGCCGGCCGACTGACCTACGTGGTCACGGACCTGGCCGGTGCGGTCGTCGGACGTCTGGTGTCACCCGGCATCGAGCAGGACGCGCCCGGTGAGGACGTCGTGCGCATCGCCCGCGAACTCGGGCAACTGCTCGTGCAACTGGACATCCCCCTCGAGTCCGTCGTCGGCGTCGGGGTCGCCGGAGCCGGCCTCGACCTCGGTGCCGGAGCGGAACGGCACTCCCTCACCGCGACGGAGTGGGAGTCCTTCGCCTTGCCCGAGGCGCTCGAGCCCCGCATCGGTCTCCCCGTGGTCCGTGACAACGACGCCGCGTGTGCCGCCCTCGGTCAGTACTGGGCCGGGCGGGTTCCGTCCACGCAGGACTTCGCGACGCTCTACATGTCGAACGGCTTCGGTCTCGGCATCATGGTCGGCGGCAGCATCGCGCGGGGAGCGTCGTCGAACGTGGGCGAGATCGGTCACACGATCGTCGACATCGACGGGCCGGAGTGCTGGTGCGGCGCGCACGGGTGCCTCGAGATGCTCGCGGCACCGCGGGCCGTCGTCGCCGCAGCGGACGCTGACCTCGCCGCGCGCCTCGGCCTGTCGGGCGATGCTCAGCGTTTCCGCGTCGACTTCGACCGCATCGCCCAGGCTGCCGCGCAGGGTGACGCCGACTGCCACGCCCTGATCCAGCGGTCAGCGCGCTACCTCGCTGCAGCAGCGCTGTCGGTCGTGAACATCCTCGACCTCGACCGCATCGTGCTCGCTGGCCCCGGCTTCGCGGAGGCCGGCGCGATCTACGCCCGGGAGATCCGACAGCAGGTCGAGCGGTTCGCCCGCACCCGGGGCATCCACGGGGTCCTCGTCGAACTCGCCGACCCCGGACTCGACGCCGCCGCGGGCGGCGCTGCGAGTCTGGCCCTGCAACACGCACTCACACCGCACGCGGTCCGGTCCGGCGGCTGGTAGCCCCGTCGACCGCATGACGGACGGGAGGCGCGGCACCCGCTGGCACCGCGCCTCCCGTCCGGTCGTCAGGCCGTGCCGGTCAGCGACGCCACTTGTCGAGCATGCCGGCCTTCGAGCGCTGCTGCTCGCCCTGCTCCGCACCCATCACGAGCAGCACTCCGGTGAGCACCGGGGTCGCCCACTGCAGGATCTTCTGCTGCCGCTGGGCCGCCTTGAGGGTGTCCGACGCGTCGGCGTTCGGCTCGGTGGTGCCCTCGGCGCCCTCGCGGGCGTGCTCGGCCATCTTCTTGCCGACCGAGGCCGACCAGAAGGTCGTGACGAGGGCCGCACCGGTCAGCACGAGCTTGATGCCCGTGTTCGTGCGGGCGCCCTGCTGCACGCCGAGGCGGTCGCGGTTGGCGACGATGAGGCCGATGCCGCCGATGCCGTGCACCGCGAGCGCGGCGAGCTGCACCGGTGCCCACTTGCCCCAGCCGACGCTCGACAGGGTGAGGCGCTCGACGGGGTCCTTCGCGCCGGCGGCGGCGCCGTTCAGGCCGGTGGCACCCATGAGGTTGCCACCGAACCAGGCGGCGAGGCCGAGGTCGTGCATGCTGCGGATGAAGGTGTTGTTCTGGGACATGGGGGTCGCTTCCTGGTCGCTGGCGCTGGCGCGGTGGTCGGCCGCGCGGGGGCGGGCAGCAGCGCGAGGCCGTACCCGCGGCGGGATCCGGGTGCAGATCGCGTTCCGGGTCGCTCCGTCGTGTGCTCGGGACGTTACGCGTCGGCGGTCCGGTGTCGGCTCAGGTCCGCGGCGTGCGTGGCCGGGTCACGACGGACGGGAGGCACGGTGCCGGTCGGCACAGTGCCTCCCGTCGGGACCGACACGGCCGATCAGACGCCGTGGGCCGCCTCGGCGACGGGCTGCCACTCGCGCCACGTCGCGAGGCGCGACTCGTAGTCCCGCTCCGCGATGCCGAGCGGGGCCTTGCCGAAGAACACCCGGAGCGGGGGCTGCTCGGCGTCGACGACCTTCAGGATCGCGGCCCGCGTGGCCTCCGGCTTGCCCGGGTCGGCCGCCGAGGGGCGCTTCGACGCGGCCTCGCGGACCTCGGCGTAGGCCGGGTTCTCCTCGCTGTGCTTCGAGGACGGGCCGGACCAGTCGGTGGAGAACCCGCCGGGCTCGATGAGGGTGACCGAGATGCCGAAGCCCGCGACCTCCTGGGCGAGCGACTGCGACAGGCCCTCGAGTGCCCACTTCGACGCGTGGTAGGCGCCGACCGTCGGGAACGCGCTGATGCCGCCGATGCTCGACACCTGGATGACGTGCCCGGAGCCCTGCTCGCGCATGATCGGCAGTGCCGCCTGGGTGACCCACACGGCGCCGAACAGGTTGGTCTCGAGCTGGGCGCGGAGCTCGTCCTCGCTGAGCTCCTCGACCATGCCGAAGTGGCCGAAGCCGGCGTTGTTGACGACGACGTCGAGCGACCCGAAGTGCTCCGCGGCACGGGCGACGGCATCGCGGTCGGCGGTCCGGTCGGTCACGTCGAGCCGGAGCGCGAGGAACGTGTCCGGGTACCGGTCGACGAGGTCCTGCACGTCGTCGACGTCGCGGGCCGTGCCGGTGACGGAGTCGCCGCGTTCGAGTGCTGCTTCCGCCCACTCGCGGCCGAAGCCCTTGGATGCTCCGGTGATGAACCAGCTCTTGCTCATGTGTCCTCCAGTCGTGTGACCGGGCCAGTCAACGCCGTGGCCGATCGGTGCGCGTCGATGTCCGGATCCGCGTGCAGTGTGCGCGGCGTCAGACCGACACCTCGGTGCCGTGTCGCTTCCCGACGACCACGTCGACGATCCCGGCGACCAGCGCCACCGCGACGAACCCGAGTGACACCGCGAGGCCGAGCGGCAGGCCCTGCGCGTAGTCGCCGCGCGAATCGGCGAGCGTGGAGTAGAACACGCTGCCCACCGCTGCGATCCCGATCGCCGAGCCGACGCGGGCGCCGACCTGGATCAGCCCGCCCGCCGATCCGCCCTGCTCGACCGGCACCTCGGAGAGCGTGAGGGTCTGGTTCGGCGAGATGGTGAGCCCGGACCCGATGCCGGCGACGAGCAGCGGCAGGACGAGCCACCACCCCAGGTCCGACTCGAAGTGGTTCGCGACCACCCAGACGACCGCACCGAGCCCGATGAGGACGAGGATCGTCCCGATGACGATGAGCTGCCGACCGAAGCGGTGCACGACGCGGCCGCCGACGGTCGAGGCGATGCCCGAACCGATGGCGAACGGGATCGACGCCAGTCCGGCCATCAGCGCGGAGTAGTGCAGGCCGGACTGCAGCGCGAGCGTCAGGACGAAGAACAGCGGGGTGAAGCCGGCGAAGTACACCGTCGCCAGACCGACGCCGAGCGAGAACGACCGGCGGCGGAACAGCCGCAGGTCGACCACGGGCTCCTTCGTCCGCCCGTAGTGCCGCTCCCACAGGACGAACAGCACGCCGAACACGACGGCGACGACGATGAGCCACCACTTCGCGTTCCCCTTCCACTCCTGCGACTGCACGAACGGCAGCAGCAGGGCGACCACGGCGGCGCCGAGGAGCACGATGCCGACGGGGTCGAAGTCGTGCTTCTTCCCCCGCTCGTCCCGTTTCGGTGCGGGCAGGTACCGGAAGGCCAGGAGGATCGTGACGAGTCCGACGGGCAGGTTCACGAAGAAGACGAACCGCCAGCCGTTCTCGGTGCCGAACGCCGTGATGAGCAGACCGCCGATCAGGGGGCCGATCGCGGTCGCGATGCCGACGGTGGCGCCGAAGAGGCCGAACGCGGTGCCGCGCTCCTTGCCGCGGAACAGCTGCTGGATGAGCGCGGTGACCTGCGGCGTGAGCAGGCCGCCGGCCAGGCCCTGCAACAGACGGGCGACGACCAGGACGATGCCGTTCGGTGCGAAGCCGCAGAGGGCGCTCGCCAGGGTGAACAGGCCGACCCCGATGACGAACATCCGACGTCGGCCGGTGGCGTCACCGAGTCGTCCACCGGGCACGAGCAGCAGGCCGAAGGACAGCGCGTACCCGGACAGGATCCACTGGACCGCCTCGGGCGTGGTGCCGGGCAGCCCCGTCGAGATGGACTGCAGCGCGACGTTGACGATCGAGACGTCGAGCAGGACGATGCCCCCGCCGAGCAGGCAGATGACGAGCGCCTTCCAGCGGTTCGGGTCCGGCTGGTCGCCGGAGCTGCGGTCGTCGGTCTGCGCGGGCTTCGACGGATCGGCGGGCGCAGCGTGGTGAGCCGTGTGGTGGGCGACGGACGGAGCCGCATCGGGCTCGGCGGGTCTGCGGTGTTCGGCTGTCATGACGCCCTCACGGTAGGCGCGTCACGGTGCGGGGTCCGCGGCGAGGACGTTTCCTGTCCACACCCCGGCGCTGTCACAGCCGTCCGTGAACGAGCGCTCAGCCCCGCCGGTGTGACGACGGGCGGGAAGCGCCCCCCAATTGCCGCTTCCCGCCCGTCGTCGGTCTCGTGTCGGGTCGACGTCGCCGGACCGCTACCCCCAGATCTGCTGCTGGATCGCCGGGAGCAGGCCGTTGGTGGGGAAGTTCGTCTGCCGGATGAGTACCCAGGTCGACCCCTCGGAGTAATAGGTGAACGTGGTGTCGACGGGGTAGTTCTGGTCCGCCATCGTCATCCGGCACAACCGACCAGCACCGCTGTCCGAGCAGGCGTACCCGCTCCGCACGAGGAGGCTCTCGTAGTCCACGGTCTCCTGGGCAGGGCCCGACCCGAGGTTGACGCCGAGCCCGGTGACGTCCGCTCGCGGATCTCGCCAGATGCACGAGAGGTCGACGGCCGGTCCGTCCCCGTCGCTGCCCGCCTCGCTGCCTGCGGGGTCCGTCAGGGGTGTTGTGCCGAACAGGCGGTCGTACTCCGATGCCGGCACGAGGGCACGGCAGTCCGTCGGCAGCGTGCCCGCCCTCGCCGTCGGTGTCGGCGTGGGTGTCGGTGTCGGGACGGGATCCGGGACCTCCTGAACGGGTGCCGCTGCCGGCGGGCTGGGCATCGCCGGTCTGGTGGGGCTGGGCGACGGCGCGGGGGCCGAGGCCGTGAAGGGCTGCGGGATCATCCCGAGGGCGACAGCGCCGCTCGTGGCGCCGAGGCCGAGCATCGCGATCACGCCGATCGCGATGCCGGCACGTCGGCCGCGACGGCGAGGTGCGGGGCGACGGTCCTCGGCGCGGTCGAGGACGGTCTGCTTCATCGAGACGAGCATCCGCTGCAGGTCGTCTCCGGTGGGGGGCTCAGTGTTCATCGTGCATCACCGCCTTCTTCAGTCGTGCGCGCGAGCGGGAGACCCGCTGGGTGACCGCCCCGACGCTGAGGCCGAGGATCTGCGCGGCCTCGGCGTAGGAGTGGCCCTCGAGCAGGCACAGCTCGCAGATGCGGCGGTCCGTGGGTGCCAGTGCCGCGATCTCGTCCCGCACCCAGCGCAGGCGTTCCCGGGCCTCATCGGCACCCGGACGTGCCGCGAGTTCCTCGGGGAGTTCGTCACCGCGGTTCTTCGCCGAGCGCCGGGCCTGGTTCCGGGCGTGGTTGCGGCACACCACGAGCAACCACGGCAGCAGTGCACTCGTGGCCAGGTCGAGCCCGGCAGCCTTCTGCCAGAGCGTCAGGAACGTGTCCTGCACGAGTTCCTCGACGTCCTGCCGACTGCCGGCCTGTGCCCACGCGTACCGGGTCAGGGTCGGCGCGAACCGGTCGAACGCGTCGGCCAGCGCCGTCCGGTCCCCGCTCGCGAGCCGACGAGTCAGTGCTGCGTCGGCTTCGGTGTCCTCATCCACTCATGTCCCCTCTCACATCAGAAGTGTCCGGGGCGGCGCGATCCTGACGAGCAGTTCCGAGCTCCGGCGTGTCAGTGCCGTCACGCTGGTGCTGCCGAGGTTGCTGTTCGGTCTCGTTTCGACGGACCGCGGCCGATCCGCGAGCGCTGCACCGCAGAGTGAGGTGCATGGACACCTGGGACATCGGCGACACCGTCGGACTCATCGGCCGGAGCTTCCTCTGGATGGCCGCAGTGACCGTCCCTGTCGGCACGGCGGCCGTCCCCGCGATCGTCGCCGTCACCAGTGGCACCGCTCCCGACGCTCTCTCATGGGTGGTGGAGCCTCCTGTTCGTCGTCGTCACCGACGCGCTGGCTCTCCTCGGCGCCGTCCTGTCCGCGCCGTTCACGCACCTGCTCGGCCGGGCACTGCAGCGGGTGCGCTCCCGCGCGGTCCACACGGCAGCACACGCGGCACTGGCCGGTGTGCTCGGCGCGGTGACGTCGTCGCTCGCCATGGCGTGGTGGATGTCGGGCGCCGACCCATCGCTCTCCCTCGGCATCGCGATCGCTGCCGGAGCCGCTGCAGCGATCGCGACGTGGCGTCGGATCGGGCCGTCCCGGGACCGTTCCGTCGACGACGACACCGAGGCCCTCGCCGACGCGCACGCGATGGTGGTCGACCGATGACAACAGGTACGGACACGCATCGGACGCAACTCGACGTCGGCGCGCTGATCGCGATCCTCCTGGTCGTCGCATGGTGTGCCGTGCTCGTCACCACCGGCGCGCTCGGCCCGCAGCGGGACACCCCGCCGTCCCCGTTCGACCACGCCGGCGGACAGCTGTCGACAGCAGCAGCCGGCGCCAGCGCGACCCTGCAGGCCCTCGTGTTGATCAGCTCGCTGCCCGTCTCCGTCGTCGCACTGTGGATCTCGGTGCGGTCGCTGCGGAGGTGGAGGCAGCCGGTGACGGCCGTCGTCGCGACCAGCGTCTCGAGCCTCGCGACCCTGGTCGGCATCGGTCTCGCGTGGATCGGGTTCGGGACGTTCGTCTTCTCCTCGTGACGTCTGCGTCCCGTTCGCGCCCCGCGCCAGCGGCGGCCCTGGCGGCCGCACCCGCGCCTCCCGGCCGCACCCGCGCCTCCGGCCGCGCCGCGCCTCCCGGCAGAGCACCCGTCACACGGTTGCCTGCTCCACCGCCGCTTCCGCACGCTCCTCGCTGCCCGCCGCCAGCCCGCGGTCGATCCGGCCGCGCGACGCCAGCCAGATGCCGACCCCGGCCAGGAAGACCAGGACCTCGGTGAGCGTCAGCGCCCAGATGATCCCCGCGAGCCCGAACCAGAGGTCGCCGAGCAGGACGATCGGGATGAACAGGATCCCCTGCGCCATCGACAGCGCGATCGCCGGGGTGGCGAGCCCCGCAGCCTGGAACAGCGACGTGAACAGCCCGGTGAACCCGTTGACGACGGTCGCGACGAGCTGCGCCACCAGGATCGTCAGGCCGATGGCCAGCACCGAGTGGTCGGACGAGAAGACCGTGAAGACCTGCTCGCGGAACACGAAGACCGTGCCCGAGAACACCAGCACGATCGCACCGACCGTCAGCGCGGAGGCCCGCAACGCCGAGCGCAGGCGCTCCCGGTCCCCCTTGCCGAACGCGTAGGCCAGCAGCGGCAGCACGCCGATCGTGACGCCCATGACGAGGAACTCCGGCACCTGGGCGATCCGGACCGCCACGCCCATCGCAGCGAGGGGGTCGTCGCCGTACTGCGCCGCCAGGTTGTTGAGCACGAGGGTCGTGACGATGAGGAACCCGGCCTGCAGTAACTCGCTGACGCCGATGCCGAACACGGGCTTCAGGACCGCTGGGCGGAGCGTGAACCAGCGGAGCGACAGGCTGACGTTCTCGCTGTGCTTCCCGAGCCACCGCGCCCAGTAGACGATGCTGACCAGGTTCGCCAGACCGACCGCGAGCGCGGCTCCGGCGACGCCCCACGGCAGCACGAGGATGAACAGCACGTCGAAGACGAGGTTCCCGACGGTCGACAGGACCAGGCCGGTCATCGCCTGGCGTGCGGCCCCCTCCGCGCGGACCATCTGCTCCAGGCAGAACGCGGCGGCGAGCACGGGCACGAACGCGAGCATGACGCTGACGTAGGCGCTCGTCGCCGGCACGGCTGCGGCGTCCGCCCCGAGCAGGCCGACGAGCGGCCGGAGGAACAGCAGACCGAGGCCGCCGAGCACGATGCCGGTGACGACCGACCCCCACACCGCGAAGGAGGCGACGTGCTTGATCTCGTCGGCCTTCCCCTGGTCGTGTTCCGAGGCACCCAGCAGGCGTGACATCAGCGAGCTGCCGCCGACGCCGAACACCCCGCCGACGGCCATGACCAGGCCGAGCAGCGGTGTGCCGAGGGTGATCGCGGCCAGGAGCGCCGTGTCGTGCTGCGAGCCGATGAAGCCCGCGTTGATGACGTTGTAGAGGGCGCTGACGACCATCGCGGCGGCCATCGGCACGCAGAGGTGCACGAGGGCTCGGGCGATCGGGGCGGCGGAGAGGTACCAGCGGTTCTTCCCCGCTGCGGTGTCCGTGGGTTGTGTGGTGCTGCTCATGACTGTCCCCTTCCGGGCAGGACGGAGCGCGCGACGGCGGGAGCCGTCACGGCATGGCGGAGCGCGCGACGGCGGGTGCCGTCACGGCATGGCGGAGCGCGCGACGGCGGGTGCCGTCACGGCATGGCGGAGCGCGCGACGGCGGGTGCCGTCACGGCATGGCGGAGCGCGCGACGGCGGGTGCCGTCACGGCATGGCGGAGCGCGCGACGGCGGGTGCCGTCGCGCGG encodes the following:
- a CDS encoding MATE family efflux transporter, with the protein product MSSTTQPTDTAAGKNRWYLSAAPIARALVHLCVPMAAAMVVSALYNVINAGFIGSQHDTALLAAITLGTPLLGLVMAVGGVFGVGGSSLMSRLLGASEHDQGKADEIKHVASFAVWGSVVTGIVLGGLGLLFLRPLVGLLGADAAAVPATSAYVSVMLAFVPVLAAAFCLEQMVRAEGAARQAMTGLVLSTVGNLVFDVLFILVLPWGVAGAALAVGLANLVSIVYWARWLGKHSENVSLSLRWFTLRPAVLKPVFGIGVSELLQAGFLIVTTLVLNNLAAQYGDDPLAAMGVAVRIAQVPEFLVMGVTIGVLPLLAYAFGKGDRERLRSALRASALTVGAIVLVFSGTVFVFREQVFTVFSSDHSVLAIGLTILVAQLVATVVNGFTGLFTSLFQAAGLATPAIALSMAQGILFIPIVLLGDLWFGLAGIIWALTLTEVLVFLAGVGIWLASRGRIDRGLAAGSEERAEAAVEQATV